One Pecten maximus unplaced genomic scaffold, xPecMax1.1, whole genome shotgun sequence DNA window includes the following coding sequences:
- the LOC117321030 gene encoding endoplasmic reticulum-Golgi intermediate compartment protein 3-like: MMFQYFVKVVPTTYVKTTGKTLYTNQYSVTKHSKVVGASTGESGLPGVFVMYELSPMMVKYTEKHRSFMHFLTGVCAIVGGVFT; this comes from the exons ATGATGTTCCAGTACTTTGTGAAAGTAGTCCCAACAACATATGTTAAAACTACAGGAAAG ACATTATATACCAACCAGTATTCTGTGACAAAACATTCCAAGGTGGTAGGAGCAAGCACAGGGGAATCTGGTCTTCCTGGTGTATTTGTCATgtatgagttatctcccatgaTGGTTAAATATACAGAAAAACATCG ATCATTCATGCACTTCCTGACTGGAGTTTG